Proteins from a genomic interval of Desulfofustis limnaeus:
- a CDS encoding glycogen/starch/alpha-glucan phosphorylase — MTTPTPDVLSEAEQGRCQEFFPTTANSIQNNIIHHLMSFQGRDPERSGASDIYKALAFTMRDIMVEKWIKTQKTYYAKEKKRVYYLSLEFLIGRSLSNAIINLGLWDEVKQAVEGLGYSLGEISEQEEDAALGNGGLGRLAACFMDSIATLKIPAYGYGIRYEYGLFNQQLINGYQVESPDNWLRYGTPWEFERRVPVFCVQFYGKVTTYQDEKGCFRTKWIDTEDVMAMPCDMLVPGYKNDHVINMRFWAARASRELDLTHFGEGDYIGAVQHKVSSETISKVLYPPDHNYAGQELRLKQQYFFVCATFQDIMRRYKKKNAMFDDFNDQVAVQLNDTHPAIAIPELMRLLLDVEGLNWEKAWDVCTKTFAYTNHTLMPEALERWSVDLMGKVLPRHLQIIYEINQRFLDQVAQQYPGDIDKLRRMSIIEEGYPKMVRMAHLAVIGSHSVNGVAALHTQLLKERTFKDFHALYPDRFNSKTNGITPRRWLLTANPELAGLINSRIGTGWEVDLEELRTLEPLADDPEFREAFWQVKLNNKKRLTDYIQLTTGVEVIPETMFDVQVKRIHEYKRQLLNALHVIYLYQKFVSEPDLELPPRTVIFAGKAAPSYWRAKLIIKLINAIAEVVNHDPRIGDRLRVVFLPNYNVSQAELIIPAADLSEQISTAGTEASGTGNMKFALNGALTIGTLDGANIEIREEVGEENIFIFGLNAEEAAFERIRNSRTPEQICRDNPEVAEVMEALADGSFAQGDRNLFKPLVDSLMSPHDQYLLIRDFESYLACQQRVNEAFLDQQCWLRMAVLNVARMGKFSTDRTIRQYANEIWGIPV; from the coding sequence ATGACGACACCGACCCCCGATGTGCTCAGTGAAGCCGAACAAGGACGATGCCAGGAATTCTTCCCGACAACCGCCAACTCCATCCAGAACAACATCATTCACCACCTGATGAGCTTTCAGGGGCGCGACCCCGAGCGCTCCGGGGCCTCCGACATTTACAAGGCGCTGGCCTTTACCATGCGCGACATCATGGTGGAAAAATGGATCAAAACGCAGAAAACCTACTACGCCAAGGAAAAAAAGCGCGTCTATTACCTCTCCCTGGAGTTTCTCATCGGCCGCTCTCTGAGCAACGCCATCATCAATCTCGGGCTCTGGGACGAGGTGAAGCAGGCGGTGGAAGGGCTCGGCTATTCCCTGGGCGAGATCAGCGAGCAGGAAGAGGATGCGGCCCTGGGCAACGGTGGTCTTGGTCGGCTGGCCGCCTGCTTCATGGATTCCATCGCCACCTTGAAGATCCCCGCCTATGGCTACGGAATCCGTTACGAGTACGGGCTGTTCAACCAGCAGTTGATCAACGGTTACCAGGTGGAGAGCCCCGACAACTGGCTGCGCTACGGGACGCCGTGGGAATTCGAGCGGCGGGTGCCGGTGTTCTGCGTCCAGTTCTACGGTAAGGTGACTACCTACCAGGATGAGAAGGGCTGCTTTCGCACCAAGTGGATCGACACCGAGGACGTCATGGCCATGCCCTGCGACATGCTGGTGCCCGGCTACAAGAACGATCACGTGATCAACATGCGGTTCTGGGCGGCCCGGGCCTCCCGGGAGTTGGATCTGACCCACTTCGGCGAGGGCGATTACATCGGCGCCGTCCAGCACAAGGTCAGTTCGGAGACCATCTCCAAGGTACTCTATCCGCCTGATCACAACTATGCCGGCCAGGAACTGCGGTTGAAGCAGCAATACTTCTTCGTTTGCGCCACCTTCCAGGACATCATGCGCCGCTACAAGAAGAAGAACGCCATGTTCGACGATTTCAACGATCAGGTGGCGGTCCAGCTCAACGACACCCATCCGGCCATCGCCATCCCTGAGTTGATGCGGCTGCTGCTCGACGTGGAAGGGCTCAATTGGGAGAAGGCCTGGGATGTTTGCACCAAAACCTTTGCCTACACCAACCATACGCTGATGCCGGAGGCGCTGGAGCGCTGGTCGGTGGACCTGATGGGCAAAGTGCTGCCGCGGCATCTGCAGATTATCTACGAGATCAACCAGCGTTTCCTCGACCAGGTGGCGCAGCAGTATCCCGGCGATATCGACAAGCTGCGGCGGATGTCGATCATCGAGGAGGGATACCCGAAGATGGTCCGCATGGCCCACCTGGCGGTGATCGGCTCCCATTCGGTCAACGGCGTGGCGGCGTTGCACACGCAATTGCTCAAGGAGCGGACCTTCAAGGATTTTCACGCCCTGTATCCGGATCGGTTCAACTCCAAGACCAACGGTATCACCCCGCGCCGCTGGCTGCTGACGGCCAATCCGGAGCTGGCCGGACTGATCAACAGCCGCATCGGCACCGGCTGGGAGGTGGATCTGGAAGAGCTGCGCACCTTGGAACCGCTGGCCGACGACCCGGAGTTCCGTGAGGCGTTCTGGCAGGTGAAGCTGAACAACAAAAAACGGTTGACCGATTACATCCAGCTCACCACCGGCGTCGAAGTCATCCCGGAAACCATGTTCGACGTGCAGGTGAAACGCATTCACGAGTACAAGCGGCAGTTGCTCAACGCCCTGCACGTGATTTACCTCTACCAGAAATTCGTCAGTGAGCCCGATCTCGAGCTGCCGCCGCGCACCGTGATCTTTGCCGGCAAGGCGGCGCCCTCCTATTGGCGGGCCAAGCTGATCATCAAGCTGATCAACGCCATCGCCGAGGTGGTCAATCACGATCCGCGCATCGGCGACCGGCTGCGCGTCGTCTTTTTGCCCAACTACAACGTCAGTCAGGCCGAGTTGATCATCCCGGCGGCCGATCTCTCCGAGCAGATCTCCACGGCCGGCACCGAAGCCTCGGGGACCGGCAATATGAAATTCGCCCTGAACGGCGCCTTGACCATCGGCACCCTGGACGGGGCAAATATCGAGATCCGTGAGGAAGTGGGTGAGGAAAACATCTTTATCTTTGGCCTCAACGCCGAGGAGGCGGCCTTTGAGCGGATCCGCAACAGCCGCACCCCGGAGCAGATCTGCCGCGACAACCCCGAGGTGGCCGAAGTCATGGAAGCGCTGGCCGACGGCTCGTTCGCCCAGGGCGATCGCAACCTCTTCAAGCCGCTGGTCGACAGTCTGATGAGCCCGCATGACCAATACCTGCTGATTCGTGATTTCGAGTCGTATCTCGCCTGTCAGCAGCGAGTCAACGAGGCCTTTCTGGATCAGCAGTGCTGGCTGCGAATGGCCGTGCTCAACGTCGCCCGGATGGGAAAATTCTCCACCGACCGGACGATCCGGCAGTACGCCAACGAGATCTGGGGCATCCCGGTCTGA
- a CDS encoding methyl-accepting chemotaxis protein, translating to MSESSLLARSVHSLFPSFRAKTGGGVWLLLGLHLLGAALLGGALFLPDLRFLLALSAGVVLLAALVSGVALSLALRHDHRRIGDDIETLFATESKEIRLYLPQDKAETEAGKQLRSGYGAVLGGIRLLVDDIRRIGINIAIDTTKVSSLVSSTASRASRQQEISHEVSSASTQSSNAISEVSRSVQYVADNNTTNLTVIKNSYTELLEVTEKIRQIRQAVDLFQQTVEELGRSSASIMKVVSTINDIAEQTNLLSLNATIEAARAGEHGKGFAVVAEEVRELAKRVKPATTEISANVQAMIAIVEKTESGTREINDYTAATSEVIDRTTGNFDHMVHDFEQVNDQLMKVAAAMTELSTTNNEVADNVTGIDVLCQEISGSMQRSEASVETLSELTESMLEMVSNFRTGEGTFDRLIGWAQHSRDRVQQELAGLQKSGANLFDTSYRSVPNTNPQKYETVYTAAFHRTLQPLFDSLRKEMAGVIYSIAVDRNGYAPTHHSEISRPPSGDPRQDLLYSRHMRMFNSNKTEKRRCSHTKPLLLQTYMRDTGEIINDLSLPIMLGSKHWGALIIGFDPKQFG from the coding sequence ATGTCCGAATCTTCTCTTCTGGCCCGCTCGGTTCACTCGCTGTTTCCATCCTTTCGCGCCAAGACCGGCGGTGGTGTCTGGTTGCTGCTCGGCCTCCACCTGCTGGGTGCCGCACTGCTCGGCGGGGCCTTATTTCTCCCCGATCTCCGTTTTCTTTTGGCACTTTCGGCCGGCGTCGTCCTGCTGGCAGCGCTCGTGTCCGGGGTGGCGCTGAGCCTGGCGTTGCGTCACGATCACCGGCGCATCGGTGACGACATCGAGACGCTTTTTGCCACCGAGAGCAAGGAAATCCGCCTCTATCTGCCGCAGGACAAAGCCGAGACCGAGGCCGGCAAACAGCTCCGCTCCGGCTACGGCGCCGTCCTGGGCGGTATCCGCCTGCTGGTCGACGATATCAGGCGCATCGGAATCAACATCGCCATCGACACCACCAAGGTCAGCAGTCTCGTCTCCTCAACGGCTTCCAGGGCGTCCCGCCAGCAGGAGATATCCCACGAGGTGTCATCGGCCAGCACCCAATCGAGCAACGCCATCTCCGAGGTCTCCAGGAGCGTGCAATACGTTGCCGACAACAACACCACCAACCTGACGGTGATTAAGAACTCCTACACCGAACTCCTCGAGGTGACCGAGAAGATCAGGCAGATCCGCCAGGCGGTGGATCTGTTCCAGCAAACGGTAGAAGAATTGGGCCGGAGCTCCGCCTCCATCATGAAGGTGGTCTCCACCATCAATGACATTGCCGAGCAGACCAACCTGCTGTCCCTGAACGCCACCATCGAGGCAGCCCGGGCCGGCGAACACGGCAAAGGATTTGCGGTTGTCGCCGAAGAGGTGCGGGAACTGGCCAAACGGGTCAAACCGGCAACCACCGAGATCAGCGCCAACGTACAGGCGATGATCGCCATCGTCGAAAAAACCGAGAGCGGCACCAGAGAAATAAACGATTATACCGCCGCCACCAGCGAAGTCATCGACCGGACCACCGGCAACTTCGACCATATGGTCCACGATTTCGAACAGGTCAACGACCAGTTGATGAAGGTCGCCGCCGCCATGACCGAACTGTCCACCACCAACAACGAGGTGGCCGATAATGTTACCGGCATCGATGTGCTCTGTCAGGAGATTTCAGGCTCCATGCAGCGTAGCGAGGCGTCGGTGGAGACCCTGAGCGAACTGACCGAATCGATGCTGGAAATGGTCTCCAACTTCCGCACCGGCGAAGGCACCTTCGACCGGCTCATCGGCTGGGCGCAGCACTCGCGCGACCGGGTTCAGCAGGAACTGGCCGGCCTGCAGAAAAGCGGGGCCAACCTGTTCGACACCTCCTACCGCTCGGTACCGAACACCAACCCGCAGAAGTACGAGACCGTCTATACCGCCGCTTTCCACCGCACCCTGCAGCCGCTCTTCGACAGCCTGCGCAAGGAGATGGCCGGGGTCATCTACAGCATCGCCGTGGACCGCAACGGCTATGCCCCGACCCACCACAGCGAGATTTCCCGCCCACCGAGCGGCGACCCGCGCCAGGATCTGCTCTACAGCCGGCACATGCGGATGTTCAACAGCAACAAGACGGAAAAGCGGCGCTGCAGCCACACCAAGCCGCTCCTGCTGCAGACCTACATGCGCGACACCGGCGAAATCATCAACGACCTGTCCCTGCCAATCATGCTCGGCTCCAAACACTGGGGCGCCCTGATTATCGGCTTCGATCCCAAGCAGTTCGGTTAG
- a CDS encoding ammonia-forming cytochrome c nitrite reductase subunit c552 — protein MKKFFVSAAVAMTVSLSSAWASDPELGDGNLMFKDTVHYQSYLLNKDDTQMTEYAGSVPHRKHDGVNPLPKGYKHAQPYLKNLWLGYPFSYHYDRARGHSYGLDDLFHSDRVNRYSEKAGLPATCLNCKTTTIPDLVEAKGDGFWSSELHQYRTMHDSEKHTIGCANCHDTETMDLVITSVPLDEALKRQGKDWREASQQEMRSLVCAQCHVEYHFETKDHGVAAKPHLPWDNGMNPEQMYEYYASGEPQPDGFQGQFKDWVHAVSKSPMIKTQHPEYEMFHDSVHGAGGVACADCHMPTVDFGGESISSHHWTSPLKTDEGIENACLGCHSDKTAEHMRERVEYYQEKVWRQLNIAQEKSVRAHEAVRRAMETEGVDEAVLAEAREMVRKGAWFWDYVSAENSAGFHNPTKALDTLASSQQYSDQAVQLAMRASKFAIAEAMDKPIEELVPPIMEHSRKLQQSQEHLDSHVWLRYLEKLPEAELVWDGYKKVQ, from the coding sequence ATGAAGAAATTTTTTGTTTCTGCGGCCGTGGCGATGACGGTTTCTCTGTCTTCGGCCTGGGCGTCGGACCCGGAATTGGGTGACGGGAATCTGATGTTCAAGGATACCGTTCATTACCAGTCCTACCTGTTGAACAAGGATGACACCCAGATGACCGAGTACGCCGGCTCCGTCCCTCATCGCAAACATGATGGCGTCAACCCCTTGCCCAAGGGGTACAAACATGCCCAGCCCTATCTGAAGAATCTCTGGCTGGGCTACCCGTTCAGCTACCACTACGATCGAGCCCGCGGGCATTCCTATGGTCTCGACGACCTGTTCCACTCCGATCGGGTCAACCGCTACAGCGAGAAAGCCGGTCTGCCGGCAACCTGCCTCAATTGCAAGACCACCACCATCCCCGATCTGGTCGAAGCCAAGGGTGATGGTTTCTGGTCTTCCGAGTTGCACCAGTACCGGACCATGCACGACTCGGAAAAACATACCATCGGCTGCGCCAATTGCCATGATACCGAGACGATGGATCTGGTGATCACCAGCGTTCCCCTGGATGAAGCGCTCAAGCGCCAGGGTAAGGACTGGCGAGAGGCCTCGCAGCAGGAAATGCGTTCCCTGGTCTGCGCTCAATGTCATGTGGAATACCATTTCGAGACCAAGGACCATGGTGTGGCCGCCAAGCCGCATCTGCCCTGGGACAACGGCATGAACCCGGAACAGATGTACGAATACTACGCCAGTGGCGAGCCGCAACCAGACGGTTTCCAGGGCCAGTTCAAAGACTGGGTCCATGCCGTCTCCAAATCGCCGATGATCAAGACCCAGCATCCGGAATACGAGATGTTTCATGACAGCGTCCATGGGGCCGGCGGGGTCGCCTGCGCCGACTGCCACATGCCGACGGTCGATTTCGGCGGGGAGTCCATCTCCTCGCATCACTGGACCTCGCCGCTGAAGACCGACGAAGGCATCGAAAATGCCTGTCTTGGATGCCATAGCGACAAGACGGCCGAGCACATGCGGGAGCGGGTCGAATATTATCAGGAAAAGGTGTGGCGACAGCTCAATATCGCCCAGGAGAAATCGGTACGGGCCCACGAAGCGGTGCGCCGGGCCATGGAGACCGAAGGGGTAGACGAGGCGGTGCTGGCCGAGGCCCGGGAGATGGTGCGTAAGGGCGCCTGGTTCTGGGATTACGTGTCGGCCGAGAACAGCGCCGGTTTCCACAATCCCACCAAGGCCCTGGATACGCTGGCTTCATCGCAGCAATACAGCGACCAGGCGGTGCAGTTGGCGATGCGGGCCAGCAAGTTCGCGATTGCCGAGGCCATGGACAAACCGATCGAAGAGCTGGTGCCGCCGATCATGGAGCACAGCCGCAAGCTGCAGCAGAGCCAGGAGCATCTTGATTCCCATGTCTGGCTGCGCTATCTGGAGAAGCTGCCGGAGGCCGAACTGGTCTGGGACGGCTATAAGAAAGTGCAGTAA
- the hutI gene encoding imidazolonepropionase → MTTTLYKKARIYTPVDEGRARGGKKQGQLACFPDGALLVEDGTVAALGPYETVLRARSGQPPDAEIDCGNKCLVPGFVDPHTHLCFAATREAEFDLRLAGTPYLEILKRGGGILSSVQAVARASEQFLADVTLERALTALRHGTTTLEIKSGYGLDQDNELKMLRAIRQAAARSPQDIVATFLGAHAIPEVYRGRSDDFIALLIHEVLPLVKEEGLADACDIFCEEGVFSIEQGRRLLRAAQGLGFRVKLHADEVHDLGGAALAAELRALSADHLLAAHPDNLQRMAAAGVVATLLPVTAYSLKKPFAKARQMINQGLPVALATDCNPGSSYCESMVFAFGLAVLLMDLTPAEALTAATLNGAYALGLADRVGSLDVGKQADFLLLDGESPSILPYHAGVSSVQEVYKKGRRVV, encoded by the coding sequence ATGACGACTACGCTTTACAAAAAGGCGCGGATCTATACTCCGGTGGATGAAGGCAGGGCCCGGGGCGGCAAGAAACAGGGGCAACTCGCTTGCTTCCCGGATGGCGCCCTGCTCGTCGAGGACGGCACGGTTGCCGCTCTCGGCCCCTACGAAACGGTGCTCAGGGCCCGTTCAGGACAACCGCCGGATGCAGAGATCGACTGCGGGAACAAATGCCTCGTTCCCGGCTTCGTCGATCCGCACACCCATCTGTGTTTCGCCGCGACCAGAGAGGCCGAATTCGATCTGCGGCTGGCCGGCACGCCCTATCTCGAAATCCTCAAACGCGGCGGCGGCATCCTCTCTTCGGTTCAGGCCGTTGCCCGGGCCAGCGAACAATTTCTGGCCGATGTCACCCTGGAGCGGGCCCTGACCGCCCTGCGCCACGGTACAACAACGCTGGAAATCAAGAGCGGTTACGGCCTGGACCAGGACAACGAGCTGAAGATGCTGCGCGCCATCCGCCAGGCAGCCGCCCGATCGCCGCAGGACATCGTCGCCACCTTCCTGGGCGCCCACGCCATCCCCGAGGTCTATCGGGGCAGGTCCGACGACTTCATCGCCTTGCTGATCCACGAGGTCCTGCCGCTGGTCAAAGAGGAAGGACTCGCCGACGCCTGCGACATCTTCTGCGAGGAAGGCGTCTTCTCCATCGAGCAGGGCCGGCGGCTCTTGCGGGCCGCTCAGGGACTTGGCTTCCGGGTCAAACTGCACGCCGACGAAGTGCACGACCTGGGCGGAGCGGCATTGGCCGCTGAACTGCGGGCCTTGTCCGCCGACCACCTGCTCGCCGCCCATCCCGACAACCTGCAGCGAATGGCCGCAGCCGGCGTTGTGGCCACCCTGCTGCCGGTGACCGCCTATAGCCTGAAAAAGCCCTTCGCCAAGGCTCGACAGATGATCAACCAGGGCTTACCGGTGGCGCTGGCCACCGACTGCAACCCCGGATCGAGTTACTGCGAGTCGATGGTCTTCGCTTTTGGCCTGGCGGTGCTGCTGATGGACCTGACCCCGGCCGAGGCCCTGACCGCTGCTACCCTCAATGGCGCCTATGCGCTCGGCCTCGCCGATCGGGTGGGCAGCCTCGATGTTGGCAAGCAGGCGGATTTTCTGCTGCTCGACGGCGAATCCCCGTCCATTCTCCCCTATCATGCCGGCGTCTCGTCGGTCCAGGAGGTCTACAAGAAAGGGCGCCGAGTGGTCTAG